A single genomic interval of Babylonia areolata isolate BAREFJ2019XMU chromosome 26, ASM4173473v1, whole genome shotgun sequence harbors:
- the LOC143300500 gene encoding tubulin beta chain-like → MREIVHMQAGQCGNQIGAKFWEVISDEHGIDPTGTYHGDSDLQLERINVYYNEATGGKYVPRAVLVDLEPGTMDSVRSGPFGQIFRPDNFVFGQSGAGNNWAKGHYTEGAELVDSVLDVVRKEAESCDCLQGFQLTHSLGGGTGSGMGTLLISKIREEYPDRIMNTFSVVPSPKVSDTVVEPYNATLSVHQLVENTDETYCIDNEALYDICFRTLKLTTPTYGDLNHLVSATMSGVTTCLRFPGQLNADLRKLAVNMVPFPRLHFFMPGFAPLTSRGSQQYRALTVPELTQQMFDAKNMMAACDPRHGRYLTVAAMFRGRMSMKEVDEQMLNVQNKNSSYFVEWIPNNVKTAVCDIPPRGLKMSATFVGNSTAIQELFKRVSEQFTAMFRRKAFLHWYTGEGMDEMEFTEAESNMNDLVSEYQQYQDATAEEEGEFDEEEEQEET, encoded by the exons ATGCGTGAAATCGTTCACATGCAGGCTGGCCAATGCGGCAACCAAATTGGAGCTAAG TTTTgggaagtgatatcagacgaacaTGGCATTGACCCCACTGGAACATACCACGGTGACTCAGATCTGCAGTTGGAACGCATCAACGTTTACTACAATGAAGCTACAG GAGGAAAGTATGTTCCCCGTGCTGTCCTGGTTGACTTGGAGCCAGGCACCATGGACTCTGTGCGTTCCGGTCCATTTGGTCAGATCTTCCGTCCAGACAACTTTGTGTTCGGTCAGTCGGGTGCTGGCAACAACTGGGCCAAGGGACATTACACTGAAGGGGCCGAGTTGGTGGACTCCGTGCTGGATGTGGTGCGCAAAGAGGCGGAGAGCTGCGACTGCCTGCAGGGCTTCCAGCTGACACACTCCCTGGGCGGTGGCACCGGCTCTGGCATGGGCACCCTCCTCATCTCCAAGATCCGTGAAGAATACCCCGACAGAATCATGAACACCTTCTCTGTTGTGCCATCTCCTAAG gtatcagACACAGTGGTTGAACCATACAATGCAACACTTTCCGTCCACCAGCTTGTTGAAAACACAGATGAAACTTACTGCATTGACAATGAAGCCTTGTACGACATATGCTTCAGGACCTTGAAACTGACCACCCCAACATATGGTGATCTCAATCATCTAGTCTCTGCCACCATGTCCGGTGTCACCACTTGCCTCCGTTTTCCTGGTCAGCTCAATGCAGATTTGCGTAAACTGGCTGTCAACATGGtccccttcccccgtctccaCTTCTTCATGCCAGGGTTCGCTCCCCTCACCTCCCGTGGGTCCCAGCAGTACCGCGCCCTGACTGTGCCTGAGCTGACACAGCAGATGTTTGATGCCAAAAACATGATGGCTGCCTGCGATCCCCGTCACGGCCGCTACCTGACCGTTGCCGCCATGTTCCGTGGCCGCATGTCCATGAAGGAGGTGGACGAACAGATGCTGAACGTacagaacaagaacagcagctaCTTTGTGGAATGGATCCCCAACAATGTCAAGACAGCTGTCTGTGACATCCCTCCCCGAGGCCTGAAGATGTCTGCCACCTTCGTGGGCAACTCCACAGCCATCCAGGAGCTGTTCAAGCGCGTCTCTGAGCAGTTCACAGCCATGTTCCGCCGCAAGGCTTTCCTCCACTGGTACACTGGTGAGGGTATGGATGAGATGGAGTTCACTGAAGCTGAATCCAACATGAATGACTTGGTCTCTGAGTACCAGCAGTACCAGGATGCCACTGCTGAGGAAGAAGGTGAATttgatgaagaggaagaacaagaggagaCCTAA